A genome region from Carya illinoinensis cultivar Pawnee chromosome 2, C.illinoinensisPawnee_v1, whole genome shotgun sequence includes the following:
- the LOC122301517 gene encoding pentatricopeptide repeat-containing protein At3g56030, mitochondrial translates to MSLFHKLPHKPHSLLSILLLGTRSFTTRNPNPNSFPDEPTSAYYDELVLAAGRSRDFEELRHLLNKRIRDGCFNTSKTFKFISNNDASLSILDNLSQTLARLDKGLPQQSAHNSLILRLCKLGRVEESLRLIDTMARGEYGLNASSFHPILNVLTRKKEMEAAWGVISLMRKYQIPPDLTAYNYFLMAYCFSGDLTAAAEVLTKILGEGLRADTRTYDALLLGACKVGKVESALALLRRMVDDGVPMLLSTHMYLINALLRMGYYEQAIEYARCFAGKDTWLDCNIFGCLAGKLKESRRFDEAKLILEEMNRRGLKMGDKLRDFYSLNVKKIKGADKEDT, encoded by the coding sequence ATGTCGCTTTTCCACAAGCTTCCACACAAACCTCATAGTCTCCTTTCTATCCTTCTCCTCGGCACCCGGTCTTTTACTACTCGAAACCCTAATCCTAACTCATTCCCTGATGAGCCGACCTCTGCCTACTATGACGAACTGGTCCTCGCCGCAGGCCGTTCCAGAGACTTCGAAGAGCTCCGCCACCTCCTCAACAAGCGCATAAGGGACGGTTGCTTCAACACCTCCAAAACGTTCAAGTTCATCTCCAACAACGACGCCTCCCTGTCCATACTCGACAACCTTTCTCAGACCCTAGCTCGCCTCGACAAAGGGTTACCCCAGCAAAGTGCGCACAATTCGCTCATCTTGCGACTATGCAAATTGGGTCGAGTCGAAGAGTCCCTGCGCCTGATCGACACGATGGCGCGCGGGGAATACGGTTTAAATGCGTCTAGTTTTCACCCCATCCTGAACGTGCTCACGAGGAAAAAGGAAATGGAGGCCGCATGGGGCGTGATAAGCCTGATGAGAAAATATCAGATCCCGCCGGATCTGACGGCCTATAATTACTTTCTGATGGCGTACTGTTTCTCCGGAGATTTGACTGCGGCGGCCGAAGTGCTAACAAAAATTTTGGGTGAGGGGCTGAGAGCGGATACGCGTACGTACGACGCGCTATTGTTAGGCGCGTGTAAGGTGGGGAAGGTGGAAAGTGCTCTGGCGTTGCTGCGGAGGATGGTTGACGACGGAGTACCGATGCTATTGTCCACGCACATGTACCTTATAAATGCGCTGTTGCGGATGGGGTATTACGAGCAAGCGATAGAGTATGCGAGGTGTTTTGCTGGGAAGGACACGTGGCTGGACTGCAACATATTCGGGTGTTTGGCTGGCAAGCTCAAAGAGTCGAGGAGGTTCGATGAAGCGAAGTTGATACTGGAGGAAATGAACCGAAGGGGCTTGAAGATGGGCGATAAACTGAGGGACTTTTACAGTCTCAATgttaaaaagataaaaggaGCTGATAAAGAAGATACATAA
- the LOC122301518 gene encoding trihelix transcription factor ASIL2, translated as MDRPSPHTPTIRTHIGSAGGGGREDCWSEGATETLIEAWGDRYVQLNRGNLRQKDWKEVAGSVNGRQNGLKPRKTDIQCKNRIDTLKKKYKLEKAKPSPSKWPFFYRLDSLIGTNAVTKKPTNVGFTAKSSKPKPNPNPSPVVYSGVGSSDSSLGDGDDDDHEDEDDEDDVGFDGRVARKHRMESVDLSDGAACRELARAILKFGEIYERIESSKHKQMMELERQRMEFTKDLEFQRMNMFMDAQLEIEKMKRPKYAQGSGKKL; from the exons ATGGACCGCCCGAGTCCGCATACCCCCACTATCCGAACCCACATCGGTTCAGCCGGCGGTGGCGGACGGGAGGACTGTTGGAGCGAAGGCGCTACCGAGACACTAATTGAGGCCTGGGGAGACCGTTATGTCCAGCTCAACCGCGGTAATCTCCGTCAGAAGGACTGGAAGGAAGTCGCCGGCTCGGTCAATGGACGTCAAAACGGCCTAAAGCCCCGCAAGACGGACATCCAGTGCAAGAACCGGATCGACACATTGAAGAAGAAGTACAAGCTGGAGAAAGCCAAACCCTCTCCGTCCAAATGGCCCTTCTTTTACCGCCTCGACTCGCTTATCGGAACTAACGCCGTCACCAAGAAGCCCACCAACGTTGGTTTCACAGCCAAGTCCTCCAAACCGAAACCCAACCCTAACCCTAGCCCCGTGGTTTACTCTGGTGTTGGGTCCTCGGACAGTTCGCTTGGCGATGGTGATGATGACGACCACGAGGATGAAGACGACGAAGATGATGTAGGGTTTGATGGAAGAGTGGCAAGGAAGCATCGGATGGAGAGCGTAGACTTATCCGATGGGGCGGCGTGCAGGGAATTGGCGAGAGCTATATTGAAATTTGGGGAGATCTACGAGAGGATTGAGAGCTCGAAACACAAGCAGATGATGGAGCTGGAGAGGCAGAGGATGGAGTTTACTAAGGACCTTGAGTTTCAGAGGATGAATATGTTCATGGATGCCCAGTTGGAGATTGAAAAAATGAAGCGCCCTAAGTACGCGCAGGGCTCAG GGAAGAAGCTATAA
- the LOC122301519 gene encoding LOB domain-containing protein 21, translating to MKGHEPRSSSSCAACKLLKRRCTPKCIFAPYFSSDEPSKFANVHKVFGASNVSKILTEVPEEQREDTVNSLAYEAEARLRDPVYGCIGAITLLQRKMVELQHDLAIARACLARYAASSSSSASSCSSSLVWDDHVIMPPYPDVPACNGLNYGFSQTSSDLTQYGPVNDFGHSPYVL from the coding sequence ATGAAGGGTCATGAGCCCCGTTCATCTTCTTCTTGTGCAGCTTGCAAATTGTTGAAAAGAAGATGCACTCCCAAATGTATATTTGCACCCTACTTTTCCTCCGATGAGCCTTCGAAATTTGCCAATGTTCACAAGGTATTTGGAGCAAGCAATGTGAGCAAGATCCTCACCGAAGTGCCGGAGGAGCAACGCGAGGACACCGTGAATTCACTGGCGTATGAGGCCGAGGCAAGGCTTCGGGACCCGGTTTACGGTTGCATTGGGGCCATAACTTTGTTGCAAAGAAAGATGGTTGAGCTACAGCATGACCTCGCCATTGCTAGAGCCTGTCTTGCTCGCTATGCTgcttcttcatcatcatcagcctcatcttgttcttcttctcttGTCTGGGATGATCACGTTATCATGCCTCCTTACCCTGATGTTCCTGCTTGCAATGGCCTGAATTATGGTTTCAGCCAGACTTCATCTGATTTGACCCAATATGGACCGGTCAATGATTTTGGCCACAGCCCCTATGTAttatga